tatacataaattccCTATGTATTAGCTATGTAGGTTTTCAAATTGCAAATAAAAcattgtattaattttatacataattcTAACCAACTACCAAACATTATATTACTTATGCAAAATCTAATATATTTATTACATTTTTCCTAACTAACTACcaaaatacccaaaataatACATAGGTTTAAGATAGTGTTGCGTATAGGTCGACCCCGTTTTGAAGTTTATCGCTTCGACTTATTGGTTATTGGTTTGTAGACATGCTAAATCTTTATAATCATTAAGATATTGACTTATCGATTATTGATTTATTGGTTATTGATCGTTATCGGTTCGATTGTCGAATTAACTGTTAAGATTTGACACCAAAAATTACCTAGAAACAAGGTAATAAACCAAATGAACCATACATGACATGAGTTGACATATTGCATCTTGCTCAAAAGCAAACAATGACACATTGTAGAATAATCAAAAGTTTGAGACAGTCAGAAGTAAAAGTATGAAACTAAACCATAAGTCATGTACTTTATATATtgaatgatataaatataatttattatttattattgggttatcgattaactcattaagaaaaaatcttaaaccattaaaaattgataatccgataattaaaaaaaatcaaaaccgTTATTGAAACCACTAAATCAATAATCCATTATCGATAaatcaataactttttttcaattcaaattatCGATTTCAATTCGATTTTAAACATctctaattaaaataaaatattaaatgataTTACTACTCGTATATCATATATGATTATATGTAGTAGTTTGTCTAATGCATCTTACAAAACTACCCCGTAGGATAAAACCATAAACAAGAATGTCCTAAATAGCTACTTATACGTGCATTATTacactcttcttcttctttttttcaattattaacATTACATGACAATATCAACGATCCCTTAGTTAACGGAGAGAAGTAAAAATAGAGAAGTTTTCGGTGGTTTTAACAATTCATGCTAAATTTTCCTTGCGTCTATTACTCCATGTATTTAGTATAAACTCAAACTAATCACCGAAAACAACTgctaaaataacaaatactCAATACTGGCAACTTTGCCTTTCTTGATTTTACTCTGTTTCTTCCACAATGGGATTGATCAAGATTCAATCTTTTTCATTCCTGTTCACAATCTTGATTCTTTCACCATCATCATCATTGTCTCACCATCATCGTCGTCATCATCATCGTCGTCGAAATTCACAGCTTATTCCAAGTATATTTCATCCACCTTTTTTACCATCAAATATAAATGGTGAATGGGTACTTTTACATGCTTCAATTGGTGTCTCTGCAATGCATATGCAGCTTCTTTATAACAACAAAGTAATCATATTCGATAGAACAGATTTCGGAGCTTCTAATCTTTCACTTCCACAAGGCAAATGTCGTTACGATGATGAAGTTCTTGATGTTGATTGCTCTGCTCATTCTATTCTTTACGACATTTCATCGAACACTTACCGTCCACTTATGATTCAAACTGATGTTTGGTGTTCTTCTGGTGCTCTTAATTCTGATGGTACCCTTATACAAACAGGTGGATACCATGCCGGAGATCACAAAATACGACTGTTTTCGCCGTGTGAAGGTGAATGTGATTGGACTGAATTACCGCAGAATTTAACGGTTCAGAGATGGTATGCTTCTGATCATATACTTCCTGATGGACGTGTAATCATTGTTGGAGGAAGAAAAGCTTTTAGCTATGAATTTTTCCCCAAAACTTTGAACGATAATGGTGGGGTTTTTGATCTTCCGTTCTTGGTGGAAACTACAGACCCAATGGAAGAAAACAATCTTTATCCATTCATATACATTTTACCCGACGGGAATCTTTATATTTTCTCAAATCAACGCTCAATTGTATTAGATTACGTGAATCACAGAGTCGTCAAGGAATTCCCCATGATTCCCGGCGAGAAAAGGAGTTATCCGGCAACTGGGTCTTCCGTAATGCTTCCGTTACGTCTACATCCAGCTCAAGAACCGGTCGTGGAGGTGATGATTTGCGGCGGCGCGTGGGGTGGCGCGTATGTCAAAGCACTAGAGGGGGAGTTCTGGCGAGCTTCAAGTTCATGTGGTCGAATGAGGCTGACGGATCCGGATCCTAAATGGGTCATGGAGGAAATGCCTTCGGGTCGGGTCATGCccgatatgttgttgttacccACAGGAGATGTAATTATACTGAACGGGGCGGCAAACGGAGCGGCCGGGTGGGAGAATGCGATTGACCCGATATTAAACCCGGTTCTTTACAGACCCGATGAACCCGACCCGGTGAAAAGATTCACTGTGCTCACCCCCAGTACAATTCCAAGAATGTACCACTCATCAGCTACTCTACTGCCAGATGGCAGGATATTAGTGGGTGGGAGTAATCCGCATGCAACGTACAACTTTACAGGCGTAAGGTACCCTACAGAATTAAGCTTAGAGGCGTTTTCTCCACCTTATTTGGCTACAGAATACGCACATCTGCGTCCTTTAATCCAAGCCGTTGAGGCGGGGCAAGTCTTATCGTACGGTCAACAATTCTCCATCACGTTCACTCTACCGTTTTCACAGGCTGATGCAGAGTTCATAGTAAGCATGATTGCACCCTCATTTACTACCCACTCATTTGGGATGAATCAAAGGCTGTTGGTTTTGCACATTTTGGGAATAGAAAGGCTTTATATGTTTAGCTATAAAGTTACAGTGTTAGCACCTCCAACAAGGAATATTGCACCTCCAGGATATTATATGGTGTTTGTAGTTCATCAAGGTGTTCCTGGGCATTGTGTTTGGGTGAAAATACAGTGACACTGTAGCAATTTTGCTCAATTGTTTTTGAATTTAGATCATATGTGAATTTTTTGGCTAGGTGCATCATAATTTTTGATAGGcagttgaaataaaaaaaaaaattgagcagTTGAGAATATATATCACCATGTTTTACAATCAAGAAGAAGTGATTGTGTAGAGTGGCAGTCAATTATATTGTTTATTCTTTGGGCTAAATGTCTTATTCCTTGTGGCAATACTAAATTTTTAGGGATTGTTTGATTGAAAACAAGTTATCTCGGAAATAATTATTTCGGGAGATAATTGATGGATAAGTAATTCAAGGACTATCTAATAAATCTaaccaaacacaaaataaaataatcctacaTTTTATCTCGAAATCATTATACCTTATATCTCACGCCAAACGATTTTGGTATAATACATAAACGTACCCTTTTTTGGCCTCAATTGACATCTATGTCTTCCAAGTTTTGATATATACAAGTAGACATTTAAACTTGTATAcaattgaacaaatagacacatgtATCCTACGTGGCATCCTATGTGGAAATTTCGCGTCTTACGTGTAGTATGCCACGTAACACACGTGTGTCTACTTGTGTACACTCAAAGTTAAATGTCATAAACATTCGTTGAGGCCAAGTGAAAGGACATGTTTATGTATCATGAATAGAAATGGCACTCTTGGTGAGTAAGTGGATTATATTGTAATAAGTAAAGGCCAGTCGAATTTTGGATTGACAAGGATGAAGAATGCAAAGTCAGCAGTAAATTTCCATTGCAGGCAGGTTATATTGTGGTTATAAAACCATCAACTTTCAGCAAGGGAGAATGTAGCACGATGACAAAGATGCACACTGGAGGATATAGAGAATAGTATTCCGCAATAGCTTTTACGTAGACTTCTACgtataaatttcaaattgtgGATACACATCTCTCATTGTCTTCAATCTTTTATTGCAGCTATCCATAGTTACCAGAGAATTATGGTCTAGCAGTCAATCATCGAACAAATAGATCTTGCGAAAAAACATAGATACAGAGCAGGACATTTGTTCATCATTTTGATAAGCTTGTTATTTGAAGATGTGACATAACAAAAAGCTGTGAATGCAAACACTTTGATAACCTTAACCTTAACTCTTTATCAATTGATCAAAACCGGATCGATATTCCCTATTTTTTGGTCTACCTAGCCATGCTGCGTGGACAATATCTTGTCCACGCAATTCATCAGTCATATTTTCAGTAAAAGGATACAGTAGTCGGTATAGTTTAAtctacatacatatatatatatccactgCCACTTTCTATACTTAAGAGGATACTaatctgtacctgtactttctAGCCCAATACAAGTAGTGTATGAAATTCAACGCGCTGAGTATGCACATTAGCCAGTAGAATCTCTCCAAATGGAAGTGATTCAAGTTTCCACCAGAGAGCCACGGTTGATGCTTTGAATTTCCTGTGACCCTATTGACTATGGATACTATCACTGTGCTAAGATAGTATCCTATTGCTAATGAAGCCCAAGAGAGAGATGTTGCCAATGATCTCATACTAAATGGTGCTTCTGAGAAACAGAATTCGAGTAGTCCAGCTAGTGTGAACAGATCAGCTGATCCAAGAAATAAGTACTGAAACGCGATCCAAAAGAATGTAATAGGTAATGGCTTGGCAGAGCCGAGTAGTGACAAGTCAGTAGCTACTCTTTTGCGCTTGATTTCAACAAGGGCTGCAATTGCCATGGCTACAACGGAGAGGAACAACCCGATTCCTATACGTTGGAGGTGAGTGATTCCCATTTCAGTCTTGGTTACCTTACGGGCAAATGGGATGATGAAGTAGTCGAAAATTGGTGCAAGGATCATGATGAAAAGTACAGGGAAAATGGGAAGTGAAGCTGGTGGCACTTTTAACTTGCCAAATTTTGTATTCATAGTTGCAGCTTGTTGAACTGAGAATGTGGATAGTTGAGCTAGGCAACAGTTGAGCATGATAGTACAGGCGAAAATCGGGAGGATTTTCATCACAATCTTGACTTCTTCTACTTCTTGTACCGAGCAATTTAACACACCATAAGCTGCTGCAGGTTTCTTTATAACTGCCCGATTTAGGAATCTGAGACTTTTCGATGGAATATTGATTGATTCAACATGTTTCCTGTTTGAAGTAATTTCCTCATCTTCATTCGATAGTACTGGAATTGTTGAAGGACTTGATCCCAGACTTGCTATTGCACCACTTGAATTTCTCGATGCACAAGAATTCAGCATGGCAGCAATTAGAACCTAGATGTGTAACAACAGTATATTAGCTTCTTGTACAAGATAAACAGATTTTTACACAATCAAGTCCTCTAAAACTAGAGATAGATCACATTGTTTTTCGGTGCATATAGGAACATACCTTAGATATAGTTGTTAGAGGACTACCGCGAGGAATCTTATTCCTATAGAAAGGCGAACCAGCAAGGAATATTGGGATTGATAAAAATATAGCCAAAGTTGAAATCCCAAATCCCCATTGCCAACCTTTGTTGTCTTCAACCCACACAACAAATGTGACAGCAATGAGGCCACCACATGAGAGGCAAAACACAAAGTAATTGAAGAAAGTTGATCTTTGTTTCCTCCCTTGTGGAGTTTCTCCGTCAAATTGTTCAGCTCCATGGGGTGGCAATGATCCCTTTATACCTCCTACACCCAATGCTACTAAGTAAAGGCCTATGAACAACATTGCAGCTTGTGCACCGTGAACTTGTTCGCATGGCATCTCTGGCTTGCACTTTGATGGTTTCATTGAGTCCGAACGAGCTTGTATTGTGAGTACCACCAGACCCTGTGTTCAAATCAAGATTTAAAAATGGTGAATATATACaacacatataacatatatacatatattctaACAAGATTTCATTCGATTTGTTGTGGATTAgaaaatatctaataaaaatacttttgaaaaaaaaaagtgttgTTGATAAAGTAAATTGTATTTGACTAATCTTTTTTTTAACCATCAAATTGCaaaaaggacaaatatcaatgcaCCTTTACAATATAATCTTAATCTAATATCCAAATGCAAGCACACTCTCATACTTGtaataataacatataaaatgtaaaataaaacaaagaaaattatattgtgtTAAAAGAAGAATAGACTTGGTAGTCTATTCTCactaaaaaggaaaagactTTAGGGCAAGctaaattttaattaagaatgaaaaaataattattaaaatttacgATTTAAAATAAGTCATGGATATTTTTATGACTATAAATTATCTCACTAAAGATAAAATgaaaagtttaaaattaaattgttaccaaatataaaataatattattctttttaaaactaaataaaaagaaaaaagtcgCATAAAATGTGACATAGGAAATACAATAATATCATAAAAAACTATTTATATTTACCTTATAAGtaacataattatatataataacaaCGCattcagtgaaattccacaaatAAGATTATATGAGAAGAATAAAGTGTATACAGATTTTATCACTATCTTGTGGAGGTAGAAAGTAACAtaattatgtaaatattttttatacttaaaattaaaCTCTAAATATAATGAGGACCCAAAGATGTTCATGTCATGCAACAATGACAAAATAAGGATATGTTTAGATAAAGATTGAGCTAAGTGGGGCAGTGGACATCAAATATAAACTACTTAATTGGACACTTCTACTAGTTTGACAGGTAGTGACATTTGGTGTTTTGCCTACTCAAAATGGaatgttaaatatatatctATACTATGGAGAATTTGTACTAAATTTAAGGTAATTGTACCATTGTTACACTCAACAGCCACACACCTGTTCTATGAAGATATTATTCTTTTATCACCATTTATGGATGATATATTTATTACTCAtccatctcaatttatatgatgtaATTTAATATAGTAcgaaattaaaggaaaaaaaatcttttaaaatttatggtctAAAATAAATCAGAAATGCTTGTGtgactataaatcatttcattaagataaaatgagtattttaaaaaaaaattattattactaaatataaaaatatgtcattttttttaaaaccgactaaaataaaaaatgagttatataaattaaaaataacacaaaattaAATATGATGCAATTGGATAACAAAGTCAAAGAGAAACAAGTCTCACAAGAAGAGTATATAGGAAGTGTGAATGTGTAAGATACAGATAAGATACTATTTATTATATGTGGTGCAATAGTGGTGATACACTGTTACGGCCTCGACAACAACATTAATGCTAGCAAACACAGTAATTAAATCTtacaaattttatgttatttttaatgaattttttttataatcaatcacacacatatatataagttCAAAAAAGTTATAATTTCTTAAACTACGTATTCATTGAAACTATatgatataaattaaaatatgaaagtATGTAGAAATTATATGTGTTAGATTCAATAATCAATctatgagaaataaaaaaacataaaaaattcaAGTGATTAAAGTTGAAGCGACTATTTTCaaaatgacataaaaaaaataacgatCGAATGAGTGGCAAAGCCAATGTCAAATGGTTTTGACATTTAAGTTGAGGTAAACGTGAACAAATCAATATAGACTGAACTAATAAATGTGTGAATTAAGATTACTTTAGCTAATGAATTGGATCAAAATGAGTTAATTAAATGGTCAACACGAATTGGATCAAAATGAGTTAATTAAATGGTCAATACTTTCCTATCAAATCTCTCTCTATTCTGGCACATAAATGAAGGAATCGAAGACAATCTGCCTAACTCTAGCTAAATTATACATTGGTTtagaaaaaaaacttttaagcGCAAGGGTGCTGAGTTTTTAATGATCGATGTGactattttggaaaacaaaaaaagaagaaaaggaagataaaaagagaaattaaaaGCAACCAATTGTCCATGTATCTTTATTATATGCTGCAACACTTTATTAACTGAGGATTAATCAATTTGCTCCTTATTAGTGGAATTCAAAAGTGATCACCactattttaaaattgattcCTAATTACTCCAAGTGTCATGTCATTGTGGATTTTCTTTTAACTCCACCAAAACCCACCGCAATTACAATCTCTGTGCAATCTTTGTTTTTCGGGTGAACACTTTGTGGTGACCACTTTATATGTATTGGGTAAACTCTCACTATGCAATCGCCCGTAAAccacataaaaaatataaaatgcaCTAAATAAACCCCATGTGACAAGTTAAATTGAGAAGATATTAGAGGGGTTCAAAATCGCGACCTCCCTTGTGGAAGCCTCCCTCAAACCAACTCAACCATTCCCTTCCTTTTTACTAGttcaatattaattttatcaaaatcttATTAGCTTAGTTGATTTTACCTAGTTGCCTGTTAATAATTCAATTTTCATCTTGCAATTTCTTTCCCTatcttattttttcaaaaataatcaaaattcttaactttttaaactggacaagtaaaaataaatatttattctaATATAGTGAAGAAGTAAAAAGGATGAAAGGAGTACTGCGTATCTAAAGTCGGTCGAATAAGTTGGACTTTGTAAGTTTGTAAATCCTACTCTCTTAGTTTCATATTAgttatttacttttctttttacacgcttcctaaaaaataataaataaaaataatagttttacAAATGTATCCTTAAAAAGCTTTTTTTGAACTTTACAATCTTTTTTTACTTTCAAAGAATTAATTGTAAgagtaaaatcaaaaaaaattaattaattttatcttgattttataaattaacAATTAATTTTGAATAACTATTTTAATAATGTAGACAATTAACATGACACCGAGAAAGTAGTTAGATTTCTATAGTGGTAACTAGCGGACATAATAGCAgaataaagagaaaaagaggggtaattaattaaattaataaatttagtACTAACATGCATGATTAGTAGTATCTTAATCTTAATATAGATTCTAAGATTTTCTTTGACGGGTAATTATTTAATGAGTCAAGCATTTAAGTCTaagaaagaggaaaaagaaaaaaaaaaaaaaggttataaAAGTGCATAAAAATGTGTGGTGTCGTTGCTTGCTTTAATCACATTTCCCAACTTCTTTGATAGATAAGTAGCAATTATTGCCAATAGTATTTTCTCTTGCtcttttcccttcaattttaAAAACGTAATTAAAATAGTTGATTAATTAAGTGAATTGACAATTATAAAATCTCATACAATCAGTTAATAAGAAACAACAAATACACacaaaaattaattgaaatacGCATAAATTAATTCACATGAGGAACTTCCCAAGATTTGGGCAGGATAAAGTCAGAGGGGACCAAAGAGTAGacaatcatgaaaatataaaaagtcAATTGATGAGAAAAATAGGATTGGAATTAAGAAAATTTACCAGAAATTCAATGAGTGCACTGATCAAATAGATGTGATAAGTTGTGAAGAAAGCATCAGATAAGAAGCCACCAAGAAGAGCAAGTAGAAAAGCTGTGCCCATAAAATTAGTCACACAATTTGCTGAATTTGTTGGTGAATAGTGCATGTAATCAGACAAGTACATCACCAAGTTGCTTGCATTTGCTAGATATGCCAAATTTTCCAGCACCTCCACCActgaaattacaaaaaaaatagtaatcaCATACTCAATTCTAATTTGAATTGATACGAAGTTTAAAAAAGAGAGACTTTTGAAAattgtggtctaaaataagtcaGATGTTTGGATAAGGATAAAATTGACattataaagttaaattgttattaaatatagaaatgtgtcattctttcaaagattaatttaaCAAAAGTGAGttatataaattgagacggaGAGAATACATATTCTctaaaaattcatcaaaaaccTACGAAAATAATCTTGAAAAAAAACTATACATATTTATGATAATAAAACATCCTAAAGTGAGTTTATCACTACACCATGAACaatgattttttcttatttgtctAAATTTTGATGGACAAAATATGCAGATGACATAAAGCCAAATGCATTTAAGTTGATTCAAACACTActgttattaaaaaaaaatataaatatgtaaattttggTGGGGAAAAATCTTCTGCTAGCTATGTTGATGATAAAATTAAGTAAAATGTGTACAAGTTGATACTGcgattattaattaaaaaaatgatttaccTAAAACAAATGATGAAGCAACCAAGCCACCATGACGATTGATAAGTGCCGGCCTATTTCTCCAATCTACATAGCCTTCCCAACTAGTGCTAATTAGTTTGCTCTGAGTTTCTATTTCCTACAATACAAACCATGTTAGTAAAACTATTAAGTAAATAACTGtacaaaaaggaagaaaaaaaaaagaagaagaagaggaactcaccattattattattttttattttcctgTTAGTTTGATCTCAATTTGAGGGGTTCGAAGAATGAGATCAAGAAAATGGATTCTAAAGAGCTTTTAGAAGGGGAAAATGCAAAGGCTAGACGTCTCCCTTATAGAAAAATTTTCAATATTTGTTTAGTCTAATTTGCCATTGAACTTgttccacttttttttttttatagaagaGATGGATGGATTGGATATTACCTAATAATTGATGACttataaaatacataaatatcaaGAAAAGAGTACAAATAAGAGCATCAAATAAATTTCATAACTAGCTAGCAGTAGTTTCTAAGAGGGGGGGATAAAGAGGGAAGATaataagaaagaagagaagggaaGAAGTGATATTTTAGGTGGTTTATTTTTTGTCTTGTATTGTTTGACTAGTGACTTAAAACAATAAATGTAAACCTTCATAACCCCACCATCCCATTTATGATAGGTTGTTTTATTACATACTGGAAatgtttcctttctttcttctactcctttatattaattataagtttttctttttgttttccttaATAACACTTGCTACTTTACTATAATAaatatgtaataaaataaagaattgaTTCTTTAATCCTGAATACACGCGTTGTAATAGGATCCATTTAGGCTTCCATGAGCTTCTTTCTAATAAACAATCCTCTCactatttcatattaactgtATTTCATATAAACtgaacttttaaaatattttttattgtttaaaaatttgaattgttcaaaattcaagagaaatgtttgatttttttttatatttatctttttcattaatgaagTTTTATAATTTCTTAGGAGTAAACTATACTACTTATAAA
This sequence is a window from Solanum dulcamara chromosome 10, daSolDulc1.2, whole genome shotgun sequence. Protein-coding genes within it:
- the LOC129870849 gene encoding aldehyde oxidase GLOX-like, with the protein product MGLIKIQSFSFLFTILILSPSSSLSHHHRRHHHRRRNSQLIPSIFHPPFLPSNINGEWVLLHASIGVSAMHMQLLYNNKVIIFDRTDFGASNLSLPQGKCRYDDEVLDVDCSAHSILYDISSNTYRPLMIQTDVWCSSGALNSDGTLIQTGGYHAGDHKIRLFSPCEGECDWTELPQNLTVQRWYASDHILPDGRVIIVGGRKAFSYEFFPKTLNDNGGVFDLPFLVETTDPMEENNLYPFIYILPDGNLYIFSNQRSIVLDYVNHRVVKEFPMIPGEKRSYPATGSSVMLPLRLHPAQEPVVEVMICGGAWGGAYVKALEGEFWRASSSCGRMRLTDPDPKWVMEEMPSGRVMPDMLLLPTGDVIILNGAANGAAGWENAIDPILNPVLYRPDEPDPVKRFTVLTPSTIPRMYHSSATLLPDGRILVGGSNPHATYNFTGVRYPTELSLEAFSPPYLATEYAHLRPLIQAVEAGQVLSYGQQFSITFTLPFSQADAEFIVSMIAPSFTTHSFGMNQRLLVLHILGIERLYMFSYKVTVLAPPTRNIAPPGYYMVFVVHQGVPGHCVWVKIQ
- the LOC129871457 gene encoding protein NRT1/ PTR FAMILY 4.6-like isoform X2: MYLSDYMHYSPTNSANCVTNFMGTAFLLALLGGFLSDAFFTTYHIYLISALIEFLGLVVLTIQARSDSMKPSKCKPEMPCEQVHGAQAAMLFIGLYLVALGVGGIKGSLPPHGAEQFDGETPQGRKQRSTFFNYFVFCLSCGGLIAVTFVVWVEDNKGWQWGFGISTLAIFLSIPIFLAGSPFYRNKIPRGSPLTTISKVLIAAMLNSCASRNSSGAIASLGSSPSTIPVLSNEDEEITSNRKHVESINIPSKSLRFLNRAVIKKPAAAYGVLNCSVQEVEEVKIVMKILPIFACTIMLNCCLAQLSTFSVQQAATMNTKFGKLKVPPASLPIFPVLFIMILAPIFDYFIIPFARKVTKTEMGITHLQRIGIGLFLSVVAMAIAALVEIKRKRVATDLSLLGSAKPLPITFFWIAFQYLFLGSADLFTLAGLLEFCFSEAPFSMRSLATSLSWASLAIGYYLSTVIVSIVNRVTGNSKHQPWLSGGNLNHFHLERFYWLMCILSALNFIHYLYWARKYRYRLVSS
- the LOC129871457 gene encoding protein NRT1/ PTR FAMILY 4.6-like isoform X1 — encoded protein: MEIETQSKLISTSWEGYVDWRNRPALINRHGGLVASSFVLVVEVLENLAYLANASNLVMYLSDYMHYSPTNSANCVTNFMGTAFLLALLGGFLSDAFFTTYHIYLISALIEFLGLVVLTIQARSDSMKPSKCKPEMPCEQVHGAQAAMLFIGLYLVALGVGGIKGSLPPHGAEQFDGETPQGRKQRSTFFNYFVFCLSCGGLIAVTFVVWVEDNKGWQWGFGISTLAIFLSIPIFLAGSPFYRNKIPRGSPLTTISKVLIAAMLNSCASRNSSGAIASLGSSPSTIPVLSNEDEEITSNRKHVESINIPSKSLRFLNRAVIKKPAAAYGVLNCSVQEVEEVKIVMKILPIFACTIMLNCCLAQLSTFSVQQAATMNTKFGKLKVPPASLPIFPVLFIMILAPIFDYFIIPFARKVTKTEMGITHLQRIGIGLFLSVVAMAIAALVEIKRKRVATDLSLLGSAKPLPITFFWIAFQYLFLGSADLFTLAGLLEFCFSEAPFSMRSLATSLSWASLAIGYYLSTVIVSIVNRVTGNSKHQPWLSGGNLNHFHLERFYWLMCILSALNFIHYLYWARKYRYRLVSS